From the genome of Glycine soja cultivar W05 chromosome 14, ASM419377v2, whole genome shotgun sequence:
ATTTTGCAACCATGGTGTAGAGGATCCATTTAACAAGCCATTTGAAAATGCTGATCTCACAACACATCTTATGCATTCTAAAGACACAAAACCTAATCCTCTTAGTAGTCTCATCATTGTACCCACTACCATTGTCTAAGATATGTACTTTAGAGCTAAAATCATTTGCTAGTGTAGCATAACTTTAGGAATAAGGTGATCAGGGATCAAGGCAGATTCAATTCGCACACAatgtattgttattttttcttaagatttCAATAAAGGTCCAAACTGAAATGAGCTTTGATTATAGGGAAGAAAAACCTAACATTGGTGGTGTTGTTAGCTTTCCATTGTGGTGTAAGAGTTCAATTTGGTGTCAACTTTTTCATGTACTAGGAGATTTACAACAATTATTGCACATTATTCACCAACTAAGCTAGCTATACCCTATGGTATTGATGTGACACTCTTTGACTAGAGGGATGGGGTAAGAGATAGGAATTTTTCATCCTTAGACTATTTAGGTGTCTAAAAATCAACACTTAGACTAAAAACACTTTGTGGGGGGAATCTAACTCAGTTGATTGAGCAGAGTGtatgaattattgtaaattcTTAACGCTATCTTCAATtctaatggataaaaaaatggaCTAAATACACTTTTGAAATTCTACGAGCTAATACCACACTATTTTTGCTCCCATCATTGTTGACTTCCCtctatgaagaaaaagaaaataaactctCTAAATTTTGCAACAATAGTATAGATGATCCATTTAACTAGTcatttaaaaactttgatttcACAACATATCTTATAAATTCTAAAGACATAACCTAATCCTCTCAATAATGTCATCGTTATTCCCATCACTATTGTCTAAGATATGTACTCTAGAGCTAAAATCATTCGCTAATGTGGCATGACTTTGGCAATGAGGTGAATAGGTATCAAGGTAGATTCAATTtgcattgttatttttttaaaaaagatttcaaTAAAAGTCCAAACTGAAACGAGCTttgattataggaataaaaaaaccTATGACATTGATGTTGTCGATAGCTTTCCATTGTGGTGCTAGGATTCGTGTTGGTGTCCTAATTCCATTTGccacaaaattgaaaacatgactaatatcctcaaatataatataaaagtgAAGTGAAGTTTTAATTGAAGCGACCCTCTTTGATTGGAGGGACGGGAGTTTTAATTAGATAgaaattttcatctttaaattGATTAGGTGTCTACAAATCAAGACATGGATGAATCTTAAAACAAAGATAATAATTACCACAAAAAGTATTTctttatgagaaaaaataaataaaataaaagcaagAAGGATCTTGGATGATGATGAATGGATGGCTCACTTATCATAGTAGTGCCTCCTTTACCATTTGACCATATTTATCCATCTCAATCACTTCCCACTTTTTATGAAGCATTGGCTACACCTTCCTTTATTCTCTCCTCTCAAACCTTTCACTTCAAGCTTCAAGTTTTCAAGCTACCCACCCACTGCTCATACTCACACCCAATGAAGATCCAGTGCGACGTGTGCAACAAACACGAGGCCTCCGTCTTCTGCACAGCCGACGAAGCCGCCCTCTGCGACGGCTGCGACCACCGTGTCCACCATGCCAACAAACTCGCCTCCAAACACCAACGCTTCTCTCTTCTCCGCCCTTCTCATAAACAACACCCTCTCTGCGATATTTGCCAGGTAATTAACCAACCACTTCctcttcaaaacaaaaacaaaacctaAAAAACAGTCACAACTATTTATTTacttacatatgtttttatttgttgaacATGGATTGTGTTGAAGGAGAGAAGAGCCTTCACGTTCTGTCAGCAAGACAGAGCGATTCTCTGCAAAGAGTGTGACGTGTCAATTCACTCTGCCAACGAACACACCCTTAAGCACGATAGGTTCCTTCTCACTGGTGTTAAACTCGCAGCTTCTGCCATGCTTCGTTCATCACAAACTACCTCTGATTCAAACTCAACCCCTTCTCTTCTTAACGTTTCACATCAAACTACTCCACTTccatcttccaccaccaccaccaccaccaacaacaacaacaacaaggttGCTGTTGAAGGAACTGGTTCAACGAGTGCTAGCAGCATATCAGAGTATTTGATAGAGACTCTTCCTGGGTGGCAAGTTGAGGACTTTCTCGATTCATATTTTGTTCCCTTTGGTTTCTGTAAGGTTTGAAATCTTTCTTCTTTCAAGTATCAAAAAcaattgaagttttttttttttttttacaaaacttaAATACAGTGTCATAAGTGGAGTTATAAGATTGGTCCAGTGCTAAGGAACAAGGAAAGGTGCCAAAGTTCCTGAGTTTGAATTCTTccattaacaaaaactaactaataattaacatttgtcgataaaaaataaatacagttTCATAAGTATTTGTGGTGTCGTCTTTTGTCTTAATGTCATAATAGAATCGGAGTTTCATCTTAGTAATctatgttgttgtttttttttatgtaaacctTTATTATGTGGATTAGCCGATGAAACTCCAATTCTAATAGAAGAACAACACGGAACAACATCAAAAGTATCTATGGAATTGTGTCTATGTGTCTaaggttgttgtttgtatttggacCTGAGATTAATTTGTAATGAGTTGATGAACTGCAGAATGATGAAGTGTTGCCACGGTTGGATGCTGACGTGGAGGGGCATATGGGTTCGTTTTCAACCGAGAACATGGGGATCTGGGTTCCTCAAGCGCCACCACCTCTTGTGTGTTCTTCACAAATGGATCGGGTGATAGTTCAAAGTGAGACCAACATCAAAGGTAGCAGCATATCGAGGTTGAAGGATGATACTTTCACTGTTCCACAGATTAGTCCTCCCTCCAATTCCAAGAGAGCCAGATTTCTATGGTAGAAACAAtcctctttgttttgttttgttttgtgccTTCTCTCTTTTTGTTACCCTGGTTTGTAGCTTACTCTTGCCCTTGTTTTCGATTTGGTTCTGtttgactttttttcttcttctttttcttggttCTCCTCCCTCTTTCCCTACCGGGCTGTGCTTTGAAGTATTGATAAATTTGTGCACCTACTAGTGATTGTAAATATAAACCTTTTcaaatacatgttttttttgaCACATGTTTAGAATAGAAACAAGAGTGTGCACGAGCTTAATAGATATGTTGAGTAAAATTTCACTCAAAATCAATCAGAAATCATTCTTATTACACTTTTTAACATagttatattaaaattcaacatactttataaaatttataaaagtaatCATAATTATGATTCTTAAGAGAGTTATTGTAAAGATGTGACAAACTTGTATGTTCAACCGTTAACTGTTTGTAATACTGGATGACAGTATAAAAATCTTTCTAGTGTTAGGGAGATAAATTAGTTATTGAGAGTTTTTTATGGAGAGATTTCATTTGAGTTTGAGGGTTTTGTTGTATGAAATCAGTGGGGAGCAGGATGGAGGGTATTTCAATGTTTTCAGCAAGGAAAATGTTTTTTACTAGTGTAGTTTTACCTTTTGGTGGGGTATGGGGGTGGGTTGTTGGATGTAGGGCAGATAGAAATGAATGAGAAAAAGGGATGATTGTTGCCCACAGATGAATATGATGATGGTGATGGGATTGGCTAAAAGATAAGGACAGAGGGGGGAAAGAGGGCCAGGTTTGGTGAAAAGGGTTTGAATGGATGGCATATGGCTTTGTTTGAACGTAGAAAATTTATTTGTAGGAGCAACCGTACCCCTTTCATCATTGTGCTATTTCCGTTTCAGAAGAGGAAATTAGTTGCTATGGCTTCTACTCCAAGTACATTCTTAGTTTCTATTTTCGTTTTCGGTTTACGCAAACACACACAGACTACCCCAACTAGTGCATGCCATAAGCCTAAGTTATAATTGTATTCTTGTGTGTTTGGTTTTACATtcgaaaattaattttggattaatttttatatgtttaattttatgttagaaaaaaatttaaaattaatttgggaTCCATAATTGATTCTTGAATTAGAAAAAATTTTGAGCGGATTTTgtgttggataaaaaaaattatataaaatttgttctaatttattctataattaaaacatttaaatataaatcacataactttaaaatcaatttcattgaTAATCAATAACTCAAACACACacttcattatttcatttataagtatatcaaaaaattaataagattttaataacttctttacattttttaattgttggatATAATTATACCTTATTTTCTAAAGGGTGCGTTTGATTTGTTAAGAAGACATGACAAACAGAACAACACTGAACAAGTAATTAAGTCATATGATAACCTTTTGTATTATATGTTGTTTGATGGTCAATGCACAttataagtaattttatattgtatattgtttgatgtatttatatattgaataaaataatataaattttactataaaaattTAGGTGCATTAACAGCACACCTTAATGGCGCAACAAAAGAGAGGCACCTTGAGCAGCCCCTGACGCCATTGGGTGCTGGGCTTGGTAGCGTGAGGCCATCACAGGATCACGGTCATGGCAGTGGTGGCACAGCAGCGCAACCTGGCCTCGCCGGAGTtggctaaaagaaaaaaaaatagcaagaaagagaaaaatgacgatgaaaatatttaaataaattaataataaaaaaaaataatgagcaaAAAGGAAACAACAACAGTCCATACGATTCTTATCGGCAACCAAGGTGCCCACATCGACAACCAAGGTGGCCCTCGCTTTCGGCAAAGGTATGACGTTTGGAAAGGGAGATTTAGAGAAGGAGACacatatgaaaaaagaaaaaaatatgtgggataatgaaaagtcaaaaaatataaataatattgtatttttactttttgctAAATACCGGACAAAAAATTGTATGACGATTTAGTGAGTTataagttttcaaatatttattttgttcatcattccttattttatattatacctCGGtcattgtttaaattaaacattagacatatttttatgttgtaGAATCCTTATTCTTTATCGATCCAATCAAATGCACCCAAAATATATACATCTTgactttaagaaaattaatccCGGCATGTGGACACAGTCTGACATGTATGTGCTATGCTCGTACGCATCTGGACAATATATATGGTGGATGGGTACCATACGCCTAACTAGATTGCCCAAGGCAGATTTACCAACTTTTAACAACATATATACAGATATAACTATGATTCGCAAAAgactttataaaaatttaaaatcaaagtgTGTGTACACATTGCGTCTGAAGTGAAAGTGCAAAAGCTAAGATTAATTCATCTTACATTTCGGTCATACTTAAGTTTTCaagataaaaatcaattttgaactatttatataaataaaattgaatgttCACGATATTGATTTTATCATTTCTACAAAATGATATGACAGTCTAGATTATGATTTTGGCTATCCTGaactttttgtttctatttgaaACATGAAGGGAAGTGGTGTTACAAATCCATGAACCAGTTTAGCAACATTCCTATTCCCAGAGCAATGAAGGAGCCACAGGATAAAATCGGCTTCGTGATGTTTGAAGGGTCGTTGAATAAGTTTTTCTATAAacatttttaagagaaaaaaataagaagaaaaaatgaaatgaatttttcaataaactaaaataagttCTTCATTAACTTATCATTAGttaatttgtaaaagaaatttcttataatttctctaaaaaatgaaaagagatctacaaattaaataatgaaaattttattttagtttatggaGAACTtgatcatcttattttttttttctttttatttgtttcttttagaAGTATTTTCAAAGAAGTTAACCCATATAAGCCCGAAGTATAAGATGTTTTTCAAGAGTTGAATTGAATTTATTCATGCAATTAAGATTAGCTTTTGATACGAGAATGAATAGCCTAGATAAGTAGAAAGAGATATATTCAgattatattcaaattttaatttgttgatccaatcacaagtaaaaaaaaaacttaataaactattttaagCAACCTTAGCTCAAACAATATAGATGCACATTAGAGCGGCGACTATGTAGGAAAATGTTTGGTCTCCCCAAAAAGAACTAGCAACTGATATCAATTAAGTCATGTCAACTTATGAATGTCGACAATGGATGTTAAATAGATCTCTCAAAGAGAGAATGTATATTTTAGTCAAGAAGAGACAATTCACCATATTTTTATAGATTTCCCCTGacctaaagattttttttatcaggtcTCCTTTAGAATTTAGAATTTAGGATTTAGAATTCAGAATCTTAAGGTTCCTAGAATATAGGCATACACCCATATATAAGAGTCATCGTCATAGATAGGCAAGTTCTTGTTGCTACGTGGAAAATCAATTGTCACCTGCAGACTTTGTTTGGCAGAAGCAATTGGTATGAGAATGAACCTCATATTTGTGTTTAAGATCTCTCATTAATTTCACGATCTGATGGCCAAAATTGACTGCCTAGAGTTGGTCACAACACAATAAACAAGGATTCAGATTCTCTTTCACACCTTAGTATGATAGCTCCTGACTGCAATCTCCTGCAAAACCAGCTTCCTTAGTATGTCATTTTCAGCCAAATTTGCATGTAGATGTAATCATCATGCAGAACATCTTTAACTTTTGCCAAATTTGCATGCAGCAATATCCTGATAATGTTTGGCTCTAAAGATGCACCATCTTGCATTGCCTCTGCCATGgccaattttttttgtaatgtttgCTGTTAATTTAGTTTGAAGACTTGACCTTTTCTACATCaaactatgatttttttttggtaccaTCCTACTCAAGGTTTTAAATATAGGTTGTGGTCACGTTGCGGTTTGGCCGCGTTTATTGATATCATGGCAAATTATAGACAAATGTAGTCTCAGTTACGATCGCAGACAGTTAAAAAATTTTGATGTGACAATCCAAATCAtacttacaaattattttttaaaaccttgaccctacttttatatattattttattcatatttctagTGGATGTAAGATTTATAATACATATCTCTCGCGCTAAAGACTTTAAGTTTGAACATGAGATTTGCAAAACTGAACATCTACATGTGATTAACAAGTGATTAATAGGTCTAACAATAATCACTTGAATAAGTTGTgataatatcttaaaatttagATGAGATTGGATTGCACTTAAAATTGATACATAAAAGATGACCacacatattttatattactatttttttactaattattcATCACAAATGCAAATCATATGTGTGGATGGTCACCTACTCACTCTTGTTAACAACAATTGAGGcactaataaaatgaaaaaaacagcACATTCAAAATATAGAAGAATTAACGGCATAGCGATCAGTAGTACAAACCACACTCTCAAACCAGTGTCAACGTAATTCCCTACCTAAGAAATGCAATCTATAGTACTGATTTTGATCCAAACCCTACTTTTGGATGAGTCAGCATTAAATCATCATTAGGAACATAAACAAAAATGGTGAATGAATTGATAGGAATTAGCTTGAGTACATTTCACGGTCGACGACAATGAGCCTTGCACATATGGTGGCAATCATAGAAACAAGGTCCACCACAATGAAGAGGACAATCCAACCTCAAGCCACGGCACCTTGTTCTTGCCATGCATTGTGCAAACTCCCCCATCCTATAGTCTTCATTAGTTGATGTGTGATAATGCCTCACTCTTTGTTTCCCTTTACCATGTCTTGCTTCCCTTCTACACCCCCATTTCCACCATCCACCACCTCCACCTCCCCATCCCCATCCACTTCCTCCTCCTCCGccgccaccgccaccacctcctcctcctccaccaccccaTCTAaaccctcctcctcctcccccACCACCTCCACCTCCTCTATAATACCAACTATCTTTGCTTGTGTTGAACAAAACTTCATTCTTGAAAACATTGTGTTTTCCTTTTAATTCATGCTTTTCACCTTGATGTGAGAGACTTGCTAAAGTGGCATTTCCTTGACTATGATTTGTGACATTTTTCAGCTCTTCAGCTTTAAGCTCAACAATTGTCACCACAAGGATGAAGCATAGAAGCCGAAAATTTCTCAAGGCCACCATAATTTTGACACGCtatagagagaaaaaggaatgtTAAATGTGAAGCATTTTATGACTGTTCAATATATGCTGTTCCATCAACAGGTCCCCACCTGACCGGATCTATGTAAAATATTCCAAAAACACTTTTAGGTAGTAAAAATTGAGATGCCTTAGCCTTCACTTTGTCCCCACAGGACAAATATCATAGCAATGAGCTGTTCAAAAACACGTCCTCTCTTTGCTTGTGCTTGTTTCTCTAATGATATTCTGCCACACCTGCCCCATATATTCTCCAATGGGGTGGTAGAGATAGTTCGAATTTCCTCAAAAGATGCATTATAATGCTTAACAGATCTTTATTAAAAGCTTTAACAAGACACTTTTGCAAGTTTCATATCAAATAAGATCAAAGCTATATCTATTAATACCTCTATATAACAAAAACTTTACAATAATAATTGTAGCAGATGAGATTTACTAAAAGTactacaaattattattaaaaaaggaaTACCAAACAGAAAATGCAGCGCTAGATTGCTTGTTTCATTAACATAATTAAACTTTTGCAATACTATTATTGTGCAAACGATCTTTCCGGTTTAATAAAAAGGGGAGTTCAAATAAAGCGGCACTTCTTTTAGCATACAGttattactttcttttttcgaatttttcTAATTGATGGAAAAAGTTCCCAATGATAAACCAAAAGACTTTTAATagaatatttcaaaattcaaacaagaCATTGACTCAGAGAAAGttctaaattatatatgttcAATACATTCAACCAAATAAAGAAGTAATGGAATCAAAAACATAATTGGATTCACAATGTAACCAGTCTAATCCCATTTTAAGGTATTTAGTTAATGTGACATCATTATATATAGTCTTCAAGCATAATATGAGGGAATTTTGGCCAATATAGAATATCCATGCATATTCCATGTGCAAACGACAAAAAGGACTTCGATGTAACA
Proteins encoded in this window:
- the LOC114383558 gene encoding B-box zinc finger protein 20-like, with the protein product MDGSLIIVVPPLPFDHIYPSQSLPTFYEALATPSFILSSQTFHFKLQVFKLPTHCSYSHPMKIQCDVCNKHEASVFCTADEAALCDGCDHRVHHANKLASKHQRFSLLRPSHKQHPLCDICQERRAFTFCQQDRAILCKECDVSIHSANEHTLKHDRFLLTGVKLAASAMLRSSQTTSDSNSTPSLLNVSHQTTPLPSSTTTTTTNNNNNKVAVEGTGSTSASSISEYLIETLPGWQVEDFLDSYFVPFGFCKNDEVLPRLDADVEGHMGSFSTENMGIWVPQAPPPLVCSSQMDRVIVQSETNIKGSSISRLKDDTFTVPQISPPSNSKRARFLW